In Carya illinoinensis cultivar Pawnee chromosome 9, C.illinoinensisPawnee_v1, whole genome shotgun sequence, the following are encoded in one genomic region:
- the LOC122276393 gene encoding ferritin-3, chloroplastic-like translates to MFLKPFSVSASSLCSMRGDAHGHRSPFVFTTRTAPASASFLNYSFSSSTASVTFMQGGRNKFVVSSLNEIVDAPLTGVVFQPFQELKKEDHLVPVSPQVSIARQRYSEECEAAINEQINVEYNVSYVYHALFAYFDRDNIALKGLAKFFEESSEEEREHAEKLIKYQNIRGGKVLLHSIVTPPSEFDHAEKGDALYAMELALALEKLVNEKLLNLHHVADSNNDPQMTEFIEREFLSEQVEAIKKIAEYVAQLRMVGKGHGVWHFDQMLLHKGEEAF, encoded by the exons ATGTTTCTGAAACCCTTTTCAGTTTCAGCCTCTTCTCTCTGTTCCATGAGAGGGGATGCTCATGGACATAGAAGCCCATTTGTCTTCACAACTAGAACTGCTCCAGCATCTGCATCTTTCTTGAACTATTCTTTCTCTTCGTCCACTGCTTCTGTAACCTTTATGCAAGGAGGAAGAAACAAATTCGTTGTTTCTTCATTAAACGAGATAGTTGATGCACCTCTCACTGGAGTGGTGTTTCAGCCATTTCAAGAGCTCAAGAAGGAGGATCACCTCGTCCCGGTGTCACCTCAAGTTTCCATCGCTCGGCAGCGCTATTCAGAGGAGTGTGAAGCGGCCATCAACGAGCAGATCAA TGTGGAATACAACGTGTCATATGTGTACCATGCCTTGTTTGCGTACTTCGACAGGGACAACATAGCTCTCAAGGGCCTCGCCAA GTTTTTCGAGGAATCAagtgaagaagaaagagagcaTGCTGAAAAGTTGATCAAATACCAG AACATACGCGGTGGAAAAGTACTACTACACTCTATAGTGACGCCCCCATCAGAATTCGATCATGCAGAGAAAGGAGATGCTTTGTATG CTATGGAATTGGCATTGGCTTTGGAGAAGTTAGTGAACGAAAAGCTTCTGAACTTGCACCAT GTAGCAGATAGCAACAATGATCCCCAAATGACAGAATTCATTGAGAGAGAGTTTTTATCAGAGCAG GTTGAAGCCATTAAGAAGATAGCAGAGTATGTTGCTCAACTGAGGATGGTCGGTAAAGGACATG GAGTGTGGCACTTTGATCAGATGCTCCTCCATAAGGGTGAAGAGGCATTTTGA
- the LOC122276186 gene encoding mitoferrin-like, with protein MATDASPQFRGVPQSPEFHTAISVSPPTHDGLEFWQFMIAGSIAGSVEHMAMFPVDTLKTRMQALGAGSCAVQPVGVRQALGSILRIEGTAGLYRGIGAMGLGAGPAHAVYFSVYEFCKEAFSGGNPNNSAAHAVSGVFATVASDAVITPMDMVKQRLQLKSSPYKGVADCVKRVLMEEGIGAFYASYRTTVVMNAPFTAVHFSTYEAAKRGLMEISPENAEDERLVVHATAGAAAGALAAALTTPLDVVKTQLQCQGVCGCDRFSSSSIGDVIQSIVSKEGYRGLMRGWIPRMLFHAPAAAICWSTYEASKTFFQRLGGSNSSVNY; from the exons ATGGCCACAGATGCCTCCCCGCAATTCCGGGGTGTGCCGCAATCCCCCGAGTTCCATACTGCAATATCGGTATCGCCGCCGACCCACGACGGCCTCGAGTTCTGGCAGTTCATGATTGCCGGTTCCATAGCCGGCTCGGTTGAGCACATGGCGATGTTTCCGGTTGATACTCTGAAAACCCGGATGCAGGCCCTTGGTGCAGGGTCTTGCGCGGTTCAACCGGTGGGAGTCCGGCAAGCACTCGGCTCGATTTTGAGGATCGAGGGCACTGCTGGGCTCTACCGCGGTATCGGAGCAATGGGGCTTGGTGCAGGACCGGCCCACGCAGTGTACTTTTCAGTGTATGAGTTCTGCAAAGAGGCTTTTTCGGGTGGGAATCCGAATAACTCGGCTGCTCACGCCGTGTCGGGGGTATTCGCGACGGTAGCGAGCGATGCCGTGATAACACCGATGGATATGGTGAAGCAGAGGTTGCAGTTGAAAAGTAGTCCTTACAAAGGTGTGGCGGACTGTGTGAAGAGGGTTTTAATGGAGGAAGGGATCGGAGCCTTCTACGCGTCGTATCGAACCACGGTAGTGATGAATGCGCCGTTTACGGCTGTTCATTTCTCGACTTACGAGGCTGCGAAGAGAGGTTTGATGGAGATTTCTCCGGAGAATGCAGAGGATGAGAGGTTGGTGGTTCATGCCACCGCCGGAGCTGCTGCTGGAGCTCTGGCGGCGGCTTTGACAACTCCGCTTGATGTTGTGAAAACTCAGCTGCAGTGCCAG GGCGTCTGTGGATGTGACAGATTTTCTAGTAGTTCGATTGGGGATGTAATTCAAAGCATTGTGTCAAAGGAAGGATATCGAGGGCTCATGAGAGGATGGATTCCCAGAATGCTGTTCCATGCACCTGCTGCTGCAATCTGCTGGTCTACTTATGAAGCATCAAAAACATTTTTCCAACGACTCGGGGGCAGCAACTCGTCCGTTAACTACTGA
- the LOC122276187 gene encoding uncharacterized protein At5g01610 — MDEVLNKVGSYWFSKRANKEINSVGDDFNSLSTSIEGGTKWLVNKIKGKMQKPLPELLKEYDMAVGIFPRDATNYEFNEETRKLTVYIPAICEVGYRDSSVLRFSTTITGYLEKGKLVDIEGMKTKVMIWVKVTCISSDGSKLHFTAGMKKTRSREAYEFLRDGIIVDKF; from the exons ATGGATGAGGTATTGAACAAGGTCGGCTCGTACTGGTTCAGCAAGAGGGCTAATAAGGAGATCAACTCCGTCGGTGATGACTTCAAC TCACTGTCAACCAGTATTGAAGGTGGAACCAAATGGCTGGTTAATAAAATCAAAG GAAAAATGCAAAAGCCATTGCCAGAGCTGCTAAAGGAGTATGATATGGCAGTAGGAATCTTCCCTCGTGATGCCACCAACTATGAGTTCAATGAAGAGACAAGAAAGCTTACAGTTTACATACCAGCAATTTGTGAGGTGGGCTACAGGGACTCATCTGTCTTGCGCTTCTCCACCACTATCACTGGCTATCTGGAGAAAGGAAAGCTAGTAGATATAGAGGGGATGAAGACAAAGGTGATGATATGGGTAAAAGTGACCTGTATCTCATCTGATGGATCGAAACTACATTTTACAGCTGGGATGAAGAAAACCAGGAGCAGAGAGGCATATGAGTTTCTTAGAGATGGTATAATTGTAGATAAGTTCTAA